Genomic DNA from uncultured Methanospirillum sp.:
CCCTCCAGGATGCAGATTGTTGCCTGGTAATGACTGAATGGCCTCAGTTCTCCCATTTGTCAGATGAATTTTCTCTCATGAAACAACCTGCTGTCATTTTGGAAGGAAGGCGTATGCTGAACCGGGATGATGTTGAAGGAATCTGTTGGTAACATGAAAAACACAGTAAATAAGGTAGTGATTCCTGCAGCAGGTCTTGGAACCCGTTTTCTTCCGATCACCAAAGCTCAACCCAAAGAAATGCTCCCGGTAGTGGATAAACCTGTTATCCAGTATGTCGTCGAAGAAGCGATTCGATCTGGTATTGATGATATCATTATTATCACTGGGAGAAATAAGAGGGCTATTGAAGATCATTTTGATCGGTGCATTGAACTGGAGAATAAATTATCGCTGAATACAGGGAGCGAGGCCTCTGATGCGTTCATTGATTTGAGTGACATTCCCAATATTCATTATATTAGACAAAGGGAACCAAAAGGTCTTGGAGATGCAATTCTCCTGACTGAAAAACATTGTAATAATGAGCCTTTTGTTGTACTGCTCGGAGACACCATCACAATAGCTCCTGATGGTGAGAAAACTTGTACCTCGCAGATGATCCAGGCTTATGAGAAATATGGAAAGTCAATTATTGCAGTAGAACCAGTGCCTGAAAAAAAAATACCCGATTATGGAATTATTGACGGTACACTCATCGAAGAGAATATCTATCAGATTAATAACATTGTTGA
This window encodes:
- the galU gene encoding UTP--glucose-1-phosphate uridylyltransferase GalU — protein: MKNTVNKVVIPAAGLGTRFLPITKAQPKEMLPVVDKPVIQYVVEEAIRSGIDDIIIITGRNKRAIEDHFDRCIELENKLSLNTGSEASDAFIDLSDIPNIHYIRQREPKGLGDAILLTEKHCNNEPFVVLLGDTITIAPDGEKTCTSQMIQAYEKYGKSIIAVEPVPEKKIPDYGIIDGTLIEENIYQINNIVEKPAVKDAPSNLGAIGCYLFTPEIYTHLKEIKPGKGGEIQLTDAIKRLSQSLGITTNCRRYDIGDKIGWMKAFFELALSRDEFHDDLISILQEKVCTRRSQ